A stretch of the Acidilobus sp. 7A genome encodes the following:
- a CDS encoding radical SAM protein, translated as MLGDPQRGLLTGRLARGCELCYAGLKAVIFITGVCDENCYYCPVDRDRFGRSVIYVNDERAHSLDDIVREAERQGATGASVTGGDPLADLPLTLSLIRGLKAAFGPEFHIHLYTPGRYATPDALVALWRAGLDEIRFHPVRGDYLKGVEYAVRLTRMRVGAEIPIAPGLEGWAKEVIRFVDSVGGHFVNMDEMEFAEPNREALRLRGLRPSDSRQAAVRGALRAAIEVLRWAEGNVKVPVHFCPVSYKDLVQVRNRFRRTAMRDLRWYELPLPDGTVARGEVISEGGEVLGYFRPGGAVELREGERARVVVSYPTQSREPVVCEAESEDPGEALRECVT; from the coding sequence ATGCTGGGGGACCCGCAGAGGGGGCTGCTGACAGGGAGGCTCGCCAGGGGCTGCGAGCTCTGCTACGCTGGGCTGAAGGCAGTCATCTTCATAACTGGCGTCTGCGATGAGAACTGCTACTACTGCCCCGTCGACAGGGACAGGTTCGGCAGGAGCGTGATCTACGTCAACGACGAGAGGGCCCACAGCCTTGATGACATAGTCAGGGAGGCGGAGAGGCAGGGCGCGACTGGGGCGAGCGTGACGGGCGGCGACCCCCTCGCTGACCTCCCCCTCACGCTCAGCCTAATAAGGGGGCTCAAGGCGGCCTTCGGGCCCGAGTTCCACATTCACCTCTACACGCCCGGGAGGTACGCCACCCCTGACGCGCTTGTCGCCCTCTGGAGGGCCGGCCTCGACGAGATAAGGTTCCACCCCGTGAGGGGCGACTACCTGAAGGGGGTGGAGTACGCGGTGAGGCTGACGCGCATGAGGGTAGGGGCTGAGATACCCATAGCCCCCGGCCTGGAGGGCTGGGCGAAGGAGGTCATAAGGTTCGTGGACTCCGTGGGGGGACACTTCGTCAACATGGACGAGATGGAGTTCGCTGAGCCGAACAGGGAGGCCCTGAGGCTCAGGGGCCTGAGGCCCTCAGACTCAAGGCAGGCGGCCGTCAGGGGCGCCCTGAGGGCGGCGATTGAGGTGCTCAGGTGGGCTGAGGGGAACGTTAAGGTGCCCGTTCACTTCTGCCCAGTGTCTTATAAGGACCTCGTGCAGGTCAGGAACAGGTTCAGGAGGACAGCGATGAGGGACCTGAGGTGGTACGAGCTGCCCCTGCCAGACGGCACCGTGGCCAGGGGCGAGGTTATTAGCGAGGGCGGCGAGGTGCTGGGCTACTTCAGGCCCGGGGGCGCGGTTGAGCTCAGGGAGGGCGAGAGGGCCAGGGTGGTGGTCTCCTACCCGACCCAGTCAAGGGAGCCGGTCGTCTGCGAGGCCGAGTCTGAGGACCCCGGGGAGGCCCTCAGGGAGTGCGTTACTTAG
- a CDS encoding pyrimidine dimer DNA glycosylase/endonuclease V gives MRLWSISPGYLDARGLVALWREALLAQKVLMGLTRGYARHPQLERFRRTSDPVLYIGTYLYYVYLEGRRRSYDFNLSKIVRYDPGLPRVPVTSGQVRYEFQHLLDKLRARDPARYEALKGEADVKVHPLFYVVEGDVEPWERVKAFG, from the coding sequence GTGAGGCTCTGGTCCATCTCGCCAGGCTACCTTGACGCCAGGGGGCTGGTGGCGCTCTGGAGGGAGGCCCTGCTGGCCCAGAAGGTCCTCATGGGCCTCACCAGGGGATATGCCAGGCACCCCCAGCTAGAGAGGTTCAGGAGGACCAGCGACCCAGTGCTCTACATAGGCACTTACCTTTACTACGTCTACCTTGAGGGGCGGAGGAGGAGCTACGACTTTAACTTAAGCAAGATAGTGAGGTACGACCCGGGCCTGCCGAGGGTCCCAGTTACGTCAGGGCAGGTCAGGTACGAGTTCCAGCACCTGCTGGACAAGCTGAGGGCCAGGGACCCGGCTAGGTATGAGGCGCTGAAGGGCGAGGCTGATGTCAAGGTTCACCCGCTCTTCTACGTGGTGGAGGGCGACGTGGAGCCGTGGGAGAGGGTTAAGGCCTTCGGCTAA
- a CDS encoding DUF364 domain-containing protein, whose amino-acid sequence MKALVEEAAQRARGRSIRRVAIGKYAYVELDDGRAGLAYVDWEWARGSFEPPSSAEEAVQLALSYDPLRAAVGVAAINAAVNAGGQEADPLDLVRISRGLRVGVVGYIRPYVRRLLEAGAEVHVFEIKPYDDELVLPWYAEEEMLPQMDLIVATGVTVVNKTINRVAELARGSQLLVVGPTTPMLPEAFEGLRGALGGSVVVDRERAYRTITLGGGAGELLHAGALRKATVQMGATA is encoded by the coding sequence GTGAAGGCCCTTGTCGAGGAGGCAGCCCAGAGGGCAAGGGGCAGGTCCATTAGAAGGGTCGCCATAGGCAAGTACGCCTACGTCGAGCTTGACGACGGCAGGGCCGGGCTGGCCTACGTCGACTGGGAGTGGGCCAGGGGGTCCTTTGAGCCGCCCTCCTCAGCGGAGGAGGCAGTACAGCTGGCCCTCTCATATGACCCCCTGAGGGCCGCGGTGGGGGTCGCAGCGATAAACGCAGCTGTTAACGCGGGCGGCCAGGAGGCTGACCCCCTCGACCTTGTAAGGATTTCAAGGGGGCTCAGGGTGGGCGTGGTGGGCTACATAAGACCTTACGTGAGGCGCCTGCTTGAGGCTGGCGCGGAGGTCCACGTCTTTGAGATAAAGCCATACGATGACGAGCTCGTGCTGCCCTGGTACGCCGAGGAGGAGATGCTGCCCCAGATGGACCTCATAGTGGCCACGGGCGTCACGGTGGTCAACAAGACCATAAACAGGGTAGCTGAGCTCGCCAGGGGCTCCCAGCTGCTCGTGGTCGGGCCCACCACGCCCATGCTGCCAGAGGCCTTCGAGGGCCTCAGGGGGGCGCTGGGGGGCTCCGTGGTCGTCGACAGGGAGAGGGCCTACAGGACAATAACGCTTGGCGGAGGGGCCGGGGAGCTGCTACACGCAGGGGCCCTGAGGAAGGCCACAGTGCAGATGGGTGCCACAGCGTGA
- a CDS encoding glycosyltransferase family 4 protein: MRVALIHNHSLTYMGGGETFILRLARALSGQGLNVSIYSLPIGRRGGVEVKGLLGPVDYRESLLPEADADVAYVTYFPMASLALLRVRAPKVAAIHSPLLLPEAQDQGLFRGGPAALLNRLGAWGAYSYYLHRAARLELRRFKAVHAYPHLVNFVRHRRVYALPPFLDVSRWRPTREKGEDFRVLFVGRRAYEKGFDLFTAIAREARGRLGLKARFLTTGGREGDVTDGVESLGFVPEDELVNLYSSAHAVIYPTRADTFGLVVLEALASGTPVITSDIPSHRLPGLPLLLARGVDGALRQLVDLYNMFYSDRERYLELCRRGREAVVRSYSEDVVVPQYVRMFKEVAGLSP; encoded by the coding sequence ATGAGGGTTGCGCTAATCCACAACCACAGCCTCACCTACATGGGCGGCGGCGAGACCTTCATATTAAGGCTTGCGAGGGCCCTCTCGGGGCAGGGCCTTAACGTCTCCATCTACTCCCTCCCCATAGGCCGCCGCGGCGGCGTTGAAGTTAAGGGCCTCCTGGGCCCCGTCGACTACAGGGAGAGCCTGCTCCCCGAGGCTGACGCTGACGTCGCCTACGTGACCTACTTCCCCATGGCCTCGCTTGCCCTCCTGAGGGTCAGGGCCCCTAAGGTGGCAGCAATTCACTCTCCCCTCCTCCTGCCCGAGGCCCAGGACCAAGGGCTCTTCAGGGGAGGCCCGGCAGCCCTCCTTAACAGGCTGGGCGCCTGGGGGGCCTACAGCTACTACCTTCACAGGGCCGCCCGCCTTGAGCTGAGGCGCTTCAAGGCGGTCCACGCCTACCCCCACCTTGTCAACTTCGTGAGGCACAGGAGGGTCTACGCCCTGCCCCCCTTCCTTGACGTTAGCCGCTGGAGGCCCACTAGGGAGAAGGGCGAGGACTTCAGGGTGCTCTTCGTGGGCAGGAGGGCATATGAGAAGGGCTTTGACCTCTTCACGGCCATAGCGAGGGAGGCGAGGGGGAGGCTCGGCCTCAAGGCAAGGTTCCTGACAACCGGCGGCAGGGAGGGCGACGTGACTGACGGCGTCGAGAGCCTCGGCTTCGTGCCCGAGGACGAGCTTGTGAACCTCTACTCGTCAGCCCACGCCGTGATTTACCCCACAAGGGCCGACACCTTCGGCCTTGTAGTGCTTGAGGCCCTGGCAAGCGGCACGCCGGTCATAACCTCAGACATACCCTCGCACAGGCTCCCAGGCCTCCCCCTCCTCCTGGCCAGGGGCGTCGACGGCGCGCTGAGGCAGCTCGTGGACCTCTACAACATGTTCTACAGCGACAGGGAGAGGTACCTTGAGCTCTGCAGGAGGGGCAGGGAGGCCGTGGTAAGGAGCTACAGCGAGGACGTCGTGGTCCCCCAGTACGTCAGGATGTTCAAGGAGGTTGCTGGCCTTAGCCCTTGA
- a CDS encoding sulfatase-like hydrolase/transferase: MEKPRRPNIIVLVIDTLREDHADGLEALRDLGFIKYENAIAPSPWTLPSHVSMVTGLYPSQHGVHEAYGVYAGTMMELSRQRMSKLNRGIIGELMEEGYSAYIISANPLISAAYGFGGVTEGLVADGLCRRHSECRDYERLITALSRREGYLGAAAELIRDGELRLLLSGLRMLTRSRLRRLAGRLGLHDPTMEKGSLAILDFLRGRSFTEPFLMLINIMEAHGPYTVKDMDLRLTVRAFLEAVFFNRLDEEVANLNRQSYPKHAAYAARRALEIIHALKGYLDRSLVIVTSDHGELLGDGGVHHGYFLKDGLLRVPLWVRWPSWARPVKQEGAFVSLAQVPSIVRGAVNGETLSLGSDVVLAESFGSPNRPESFYREGELPREALERAFSHRVRVYSRRGSATYNVRAGALEEVSGDAQELTKVVMEVVSGLAR; this comes from the coding sequence TTGGAAAAGCCAAGGAGGCCAAACATAATAGTGCTCGTCATAGACACGCTCAGGGAGGACCACGCTGACGGCCTGGAGGCGCTTAGGGACCTAGGCTTCATCAAGTATGAGAACGCCATAGCGCCATCCCCCTGGACCCTGCCAAGCCACGTGAGCATGGTGACCGGCCTGTACCCGAGCCAGCACGGGGTCCACGAGGCCTACGGCGTCTACGCAGGCACAATGATGGAGCTGTCGAGGCAGAGGATGAGCAAGCTCAACAGGGGCATAATAGGGGAGCTTATGGAGGAGGGCTACAGCGCCTACATCATATCGGCCAACCCGCTGATATCCGCGGCCTACGGCTTCGGGGGAGTCACGGAGGGCCTCGTGGCTGACGGCCTCTGCAGGCGCCACAGCGAGTGCAGGGACTACGAGAGGCTAATTACAGCTCTGTCCAGGCGTGAGGGCTACCTGGGCGCCGCGGCGGAGCTCATAAGGGACGGGGAGCTCCGCCTCCTGCTCAGCGGCCTCAGGATGCTCACCAGGTCCAGGCTCAGGAGGCTGGCCGGGAGGCTAGGCCTCCACGATCCGACCATGGAGAAGGGCTCCCTGGCAATACTTGACTTCCTGAGGGGGAGATCCTTCACCGAGCCCTTCCTCATGCTGATAAACATAATGGAGGCGCACGGCCCCTATACAGTTAAGGACATGGATTTGAGGCTCACTGTCAGGGCCTTCCTTGAGGCCGTGTTCTTCAACAGGCTTGACGAGGAGGTCGCTAACCTCAACCGCCAGAGCTACCCCAAGCACGCGGCCTACGCCGCGAGGAGGGCCCTGGAGATAATTCATGCCCTCAAGGGCTACCTTGACAGGTCCCTCGTTATAGTGACGTCAGACCACGGCGAGCTCCTGGGTGACGGGGGCGTGCACCACGGCTACTTCCTCAAGGACGGGCTCCTCAGGGTGCCGCTCTGGGTGAGGTGGCCCAGCTGGGCCAGGCCCGTTAAGCAGGAGGGGGCCTTCGTGAGCCTTGCCCAGGTTCCCTCGATTGTGAGGGGCGCGGTAAACGGCGAAACGTTAAGCTTAGGCTCTGACGTCGTACTGGCCGAGAGCTTCGGATCCCCGAACAGACCTGAGAGTTTCTACAGGGAGGGCGAACTGCCGAGGGAGGCCCTAGAGAGGGCCTTCTCTCACAGGGTCAGGGTCTACTCCAGGCGCGGCTCAGCTACGTATAACGTCAGGGCTGGCGCGCTTGAGGAGGTGAGCGGGGACGCACAGGAGCTCACCAAGGTGGTCATGGAGGTCGTCAGCGGGCTGGCGCGCTAG
- a CDS encoding acyl-CoA dehydrogenase family protein: MASESLELLRSSVREFAEKVIRPVARDIDRDNAVPQDVVKQVADMGYFALRVPQDYGGPGLSTLESVIVVEELARASGAVAIMATVSGTMVAYPLVHYAGEGLRRRYLERLARGSIGAFALSEPCCGTDAAAITTRAVKEGDEYVISGRKTWITNSPYADFFLVAARTGRPEDRHRGVSIFVVDRGPCVEVSKLDMMGYRGSGTSEVLFRDCRVPESNMVGQLNGGFKIVMDALNEGRVVTAATALGLAEAAFEDSLAYAKQRESMGVPIAEHQMVQYMLAEMKVRVEAIRQLIYEAARRVDAGDPDYPMWSSMAKLAAASWGVDVARMAVQVEGGFGYSRESLVERVYRDVKMVEIGDGTNEVQRLVIARSLLGRVRGVRAG, from the coding sequence GTGGCGTCCGAGAGCCTCGAGCTGCTCAGGTCGAGCGTCAGGGAGTTCGCGGAGAAGGTGATCAGGCCAGTCGCGAGGGACATAGACAGGGACAACGCGGTGCCGCAGGACGTGGTAAAGCAGGTGGCCGACATGGGCTACTTCGCCCTCAGGGTGCCCCAGGACTACGGCGGCCCAGGCCTCTCCACCCTTGAGTCAGTAATAGTGGTTGAGGAGCTGGCCAGGGCCTCGGGGGCAGTGGCCATAATGGCAACCGTCTCAGGCACAATGGTCGCCTACCCGCTGGTTCACTACGCGGGCGAGGGGCTCAGGAGGAGGTACCTCGAGAGGCTCGCCAGGGGGTCAATAGGGGCCTTCGCGCTGAGCGAGCCCTGCTGCGGCACTGACGCGGCTGCCATAACTACTAGAGCCGTCAAGGAGGGGGACGAGTACGTCATAAGCGGCAGGAAGACGTGGATAACTAACTCCCCCTACGCCGACTTCTTCCTTGTTGCAGCCAGGACCGGCAGGCCCGAGGACAGGCACAGGGGGGTCTCCATATTCGTCGTCGACAGGGGGCCGTGCGTTGAGGTCTCAAAGCTTGACATGATGGGCTACAGGGGGAGCGGGACGAGCGAGGTGCTTTTCAGGGACTGCAGGGTCCCCGAGTCAAACATGGTCGGGCAGCTGAACGGGGGCTTCAAGATAGTAATGGATGCACTCAACGAGGGCAGGGTGGTGACCGCGGCAACAGCCCTTGGGCTCGCGGAGGCCGCCTTCGAGGACTCCCTTGCATACGCAAAGCAGAGGGAGAGCATGGGGGTCCCCATAGCGGAGCACCAGATGGTCCAGTACATGCTCGCAGAGATGAAGGTGAGGGTTGAGGCCATAAGGCAGCTGATATATGAGGCCGCCCGCAGGGTAGACGCAGGCGACCCGGACTACCCAATGTGGAGCAGTATGGCGAAGCTCGCAGCCGCCAGCTGGGGGGTCGACGTGGCGAGGATGGCGGTGCAGGTTGAGGGTGGGTTCGGGTACAGCAGGGAGAGCCTGGTGGAGAGGGTGTACAGGGACGTGAAGATGGTGGAGATAGGGGACGGCACCAACGAGGTCCAGAGGCTGGTCATTGCGAGGAGCCTGCTGGGCAGGGTGAGGGGCGTGAGGGCGGGCTGA
- a CDS encoding AbrB/MazE/SpoVT family DNA-binding domain-containing protein, with protein MNVTPRKLQKLGASSLVVTLPHSWIEAHGLKAGDTVYVVDEGDRLRIAPAASNSSGTSYVFEAYKLVLPQLVSTALSCLYVNDINEAVLDLRGLGAEALQSLKETAMRLLGLEILEVEREKAVMKVVLDDSKTDPKHAIKGLGSAVSGIAELLRQAAEGAQVTEDRLQVAYNELFKYQHLIMRYVVGALGSGSVEPNLQGTVVGTALLGVVGNVLLDAVRMALRLGVRSKAVAELASQVRDLAPLVGALVAQPSVRRLHEIGVNFMALMSSSEGYIREGQSAQEAAIVAKLDDAIKTLSIVFMTILCGAVTGEEYLRPATG; from the coding sequence TTGAACGTCACACCAAGGAAGCTCCAGAAGCTTGGCGCTTCGTCTCTCGTCGTGACGCTGCCGCACTCCTGGATAGAGGCCCACGGGCTCAAGGCCGGCGACACTGTCTACGTGGTTGACGAGGGCGACAGGCTCAGGATTGCGCCTGCGGCGAGCAACAGCAGCGGCACCTCCTACGTCTTTGAGGCCTACAAGCTCGTGCTCCCCCAGCTGGTCTCCACGGCCCTCTCCTGCCTATACGTCAACGACATCAACGAGGCAGTGCTCGACCTGAGGGGCCTCGGCGCCGAGGCCCTCCAGTCCCTAAAGGAGACGGCCATGAGGCTCCTGGGCCTAGAGATACTTGAGGTGGAGAGGGAGAAGGCCGTCATGAAGGTAGTACTCGACGACTCAAAGACGGACCCGAAGCACGCCATAAAGGGCCTGGGCTCCGCCGTCTCCGGCATAGCTGAGCTCCTCAGGCAGGCGGCAGAGGGGGCCCAGGTGACTGAGGACAGGCTTCAGGTCGCATACAACGAGCTCTTCAAGTACCAGCACCTCATAATGAGGTACGTCGTCGGGGCCCTCGGGAGCGGCTCCGTGGAGCCGAACCTCCAGGGCACGGTCGTCGGCACTGCCCTGCTCGGCGTTGTCGGGAACGTGCTGCTTGACGCGGTAAGGATGGCGTTGAGGCTCGGCGTCAGGTCAAAGGCTGTGGCGGAGCTGGCCTCCCAGGTGAGGGACCTGGCGCCCCTCGTGGGGGCCCTGGTGGCGCAGCCGAGCGTCAGGAGGCTTCACGAGATAGGGGTGAACTTCATGGCCCTCATGTCGAGCTCTGAGGGCTACATAAGGGAGGGCCAGTCGGCCCAGGAGGCGGCTATAGTGGCGAAGCTTGACGACGCCATAAAGACCCTCTCCATAGTGTTCATGACGATACTCTGCGGCGCAGTGACGGGCGAGGAGTACCTGAGGCCGGCGACGGGCTGA
- a CDS encoding DUF2079 domain-containing protein, whose amino-acid sequence MHLRLIGAALFLQFYVVWALGFANYVPQLYSLDVLRASAILLVIGLLMMLSGYIKDVAKRAAADKYFRALMIIYFAAVYYIVYSAMTEYYQLNLGVGLDTATYMQSFASAALYHRLFDNLAVPTFFFNHASPILFLLYPLYLTYPSIVTLVTIEVALATLPAIPLYKLGLRLFGDRRYVLLTALAYLLFPWVTTYLTEAVEVVVFTAPFFALALYNLYTGNRLSYWLSLTLMMTTIEFSPILGFFIGLYILATKFDWLKAKGRVALGLETIAFSLAWFFGDFLMVYYFSHGAINIFGNVWGSALSGPLISITDSIGNAIFHFTTHASSSPSSSHQAALSLSNVLESLMNNVRAGLHTKIQSTVFLLMPTLFLNLVEPQSLLLLPWLYVMWQTPWGFYYVIWVYYTALVAPAVIVPAIWALRKFRPRIRRALLVTVFIAVTISTLLLNGLSPLSALYFHEPLPNPLQPTTTPYDLALIQLNYYVPPNASISVPATAVPWFSLTRYGWNERGVPFFGPNNYTKYEVYSPFVPTGYPYYPNFNNYLPYVFNDGAWLLVGPFQRPYGFNYTTTVTLLPLTPGQHQYSITTLPGGPLTVNLSISYTPLQDIGYLTSNLSWLLQQPQSGICGTLPGYFAVLNSSDYIVQPITINETTTVEALTIFGSGSSNLASGEVMISSSEVPALKPKVLWSTSFGEPWWCGPRTWATPISLEPNLTLKPGTYYVIVNMPTNPWQVACTYIPGAPKALLYNGTGLKQLNCTMNLIMVTNRPAEAAKANASVSTSLIVQNSTAVVLNKTVTLFAQRPFELPLTYWANLTGSSYQEALVVSVNGARACPCPASSRLR is encoded by the coding sequence ATGCACCTGAGGCTTATAGGGGCCGCGCTGTTTTTACAGTTCTACGTTGTCTGGGCCCTCGGCTTCGCCAACTACGTGCCTCAGCTCTACAGCCTCGATGTACTGCGGGCGTCAGCGATACTGTTAGTGATAGGCCTGCTCATGATGCTCAGCGGCTACATAAAGGACGTGGCAAAGCGCGCGGCCGCAGACAAGTACTTCAGAGCCCTCATGATAATTTACTTCGCGGCCGTTTATTACATAGTTTACAGCGCCATGACCGAGTACTATCAGCTGAACTTAGGGGTAGGCCTTGACACTGCGACCTACATGCAGTCCTTTGCGTCTGCGGCGCTGTACCACAGGCTCTTCGATAACCTTGCCGTGCCCACGTTCTTCTTTAACCACGCTTCGCCGATACTCTTCTTGCTGTACCCCCTCTACCTCACATACCCGAGTATAGTCACCCTTGTGACCATAGAGGTCGCGCTGGCGACGCTGCCAGCTATACCTCTGTACAAGCTCGGGCTGAGGCTCTTCGGCGACAGGAGGTACGTCCTGCTCACGGCGTTGGCCTACCTCCTGTTCCCGTGGGTCACCACGTACTTAACTGAGGCCGTCGAGGTTGTGGTGTTCACCGCGCCCTTCTTCGCGCTCGCCCTCTACAACCTCTACACGGGCAACAGGCTCAGCTACTGGCTGTCCCTGACCCTTATGATGACTACAATAGAGTTCTCGCCTATACTAGGGTTCTTCATAGGGCTTTACATACTGGCCACCAAGTTCGACTGGCTTAAGGCCAAGGGGAGGGTCGCCCTGGGCCTTGAGACCATTGCCTTCTCGCTCGCGTGGTTCTTCGGGGACTTCCTGATGGTCTACTACTTCAGCCATGGGGCTATAAACATCTTCGGGAACGTATGGGGCTCAGCGCTCTCTGGCCCGCTGATATCAATAACTGACTCCATAGGCAACGCCATCTTCCACTTCACTACTCACGCAAGCTCAAGCCCCTCGTCAAGTCACCAAGCCGCGCTCAGCCTGTCCAACGTCCTCGAGTCCCTGATGAACAACGTGAGGGCAGGCCTCCACACGAAGATCCAAAGCACAGTATTCCTACTGATGCCAACCCTCTTCCTGAACCTCGTGGAGCCCCAGAGCCTCCTGCTGCTGCCGTGGCTTTACGTGATGTGGCAGACCCCATGGGGCTTTTACTACGTTATCTGGGTCTACTACACGGCCCTCGTGGCGCCTGCCGTCATAGTGCCCGCCATATGGGCACTAAGGAAGTTCAGACCGCGCATTAGGAGGGCGCTACTGGTCACAGTCTTCATCGCAGTGACCATTTCAACGCTGCTCCTCAACGGTCTATCGCCCCTGTCAGCCCTTTACTTCCACGAGCCCTTGCCGAACCCCCTGCAACCTACGACAACGCCATATGACCTGGCCCTCATCCAGCTGAACTACTACGTGCCGCCCAACGCCTCCATCTCTGTGCCGGCAACGGCCGTGCCCTGGTTCTCGTTAACGAGGTATGGCTGGAATGAGCGCGGGGTGCCGTTCTTCGGGCCGAACAATTACACTAAGTACGAGGTGTACTCGCCGTTTGTGCCAACAGGGTACCCGTACTACCCGAACTTCAACAACTACCTGCCCTATGTTTTCAACGACGGCGCTTGGCTGCTTGTTGGGCCCTTCCAGAGGCCTTACGGCTTCAACTACACGACGACAGTCACGCTATTGCCCCTGACACCCGGTCAGCACCAGTACAGCATAACCACTCTGCCGGGCGGGCCCTTGACGGTAAACCTAAGCATCAGTTATACGCCGCTGCAGGACATAGGGTATCTCACCAGCAACTTATCATGGCTGCTCCAGCAGCCCCAGAGCGGCATCTGCGGCACCCTGCCAGGCTATTTCGCAGTGCTGAATTCCAGTGACTACATAGTACAGCCGATAACCATCAATGAGACGACGACGGTGGAGGCCCTCACGATATTTGGGTCAGGGTCCAGCAACCTCGCAAGCGGTGAGGTGATGATATCGTCGTCCGAGGTTCCAGCCCTGAAGCCCAAGGTCCTGTGGAGCACTAGCTTTGGGGAGCCGTGGTGGTGCGGCCCTCGCACGTGGGCGACGCCAATAAGCTTGGAGCCCAACCTTACGCTTAAGCCAGGCACCTACTACGTTATAGTTAACATGCCCACTAACCCATGGCAGGTCGCCTGCACCTACATACCTGGGGCGCCTAAGGCCCTGCTCTACAACGGCACGGGGCTAAAGCAGCTGAACTGCACCATGAACCTGATAATGGTAACCAACAGGCCGGCGGAGGCCGCCAAAGCTAACGCGAGCGTCTCAACATCGTTAATTGTACAGAACAGCACTGCCGTAGTCCTGAACAAGACTGTGACACTATTTGCTCAGAGGCCCTTTGAGCTTCCGCTGACCTACTGGGCCAACCTCACGGGCAGCTCCTACCAGGAGGCCCTCGTGGTTAGCGTCAACGGGGCTCGGGCCTGCCCTTGTCCGGCGAGCTCTCGGTTACGATAA
- a CDS encoding peroxiredoxin: MVQVGDPVPDLELETTAGKIRLSQLRGTKVVLYFFPKAFTTGCTRELRRFAELYDEFRKAGAEVIGVSVDSLETQRKFAEKHGAKFPLASDARKEVSKAFGVLKLMTASRVTFVIGPDGVIRHVISGLRRAEEHADRALEAVKSL; the protein is encoded by the coding sequence GTGGTTCAGGTAGGCGACCCAGTCCCTGACCTTGAGCTTGAGACGACGGCGGGGAAGATAAGGCTGTCCCAGCTGAGGGGCACGAAGGTTGTGCTCTACTTCTTCCCAAAGGCCTTCACAACGGGCTGCACCAGGGAGCTGAGGAGGTTCGCGGAGCTCTACGACGAGTTCAGGAAGGCGGGGGCTGAGGTCATAGGGGTAAGCGTTGACAGCCTTGAGACCCAGAGGAAGTTCGCGGAGAAGCATGGAGCCAAGTTCCCGCTGGCGAGCGACGCGAGGAAGGAGGTCTCAAAGGCCTTCGGTGTCCTTAAGCTCATGACGGCCTCAAGGGTGACCTTCGTGATAGGCCCCGACGGCGTCATAAGGCATGTCATAAGCGGCCTCAGGAGGGCCGAGGAGCACGCCGACAGGGCACTGGAGGCAGTTAAGTCGCTCTGA
- a CDS encoding glycosyltransferase: protein MDIIMFVDPAEGLHGPLRPAYLLARELRGQHDVTFVTPSPETAEAIRSAGLKAVSFNRRYLLRGSLRTLEAWLRGIRYRVERDGNKDDPVIVNFSQAFLVNADIYYAQGPITRALEDMYPEMRPLYRAIYRALRRPFILHDRRFNRGLRGASGLFIANSSFTRSMYEAWGIRVDGVIYPPLDTGFFRPTTSRSSGDYALTYVGKETAFSVLKRVADAGVKIRAFGSKVSHVPDYIRRHPNIELLGRVSDEELVELYSNALFTLFPFTHEPFGYVPVESMACGTPVLTYAAQGPGETVIHGATGWLAKDEESLVNMAVRIWREGYPGSMRARSRERAERFDTKVIADKWLDVLRKVKG from the coding sequence ATGGACATAATTATGTTCGTCGACCCCGCTGAGGGCCTTCACGGCCCCCTGAGGCCCGCCTACCTTCTCGCAAGGGAGCTCAGGGGGCAGCACGACGTCACCTTCGTGACCCCGTCGCCTGAGACGGCGGAAGCAATAAGGTCAGCGGGCCTTAAGGCTGTGAGCTTCAACAGGAGGTACCTCCTCAGGGGGTCCCTCAGGACCCTTGAGGCCTGGCTGAGGGGCATAAGGTACAGGGTTGAGAGGGACGGCAACAAAGACGACCCGGTCATAGTTAACTTCTCGCAGGCCTTCCTTGTGAACGCGGACATCTACTACGCCCAGGGGCCCATAACGAGGGCCCTTGAAGACATGTACCCAGAGATGAGGCCCCTCTACAGGGCCATTTACAGGGCCCTCAGGAGGCCCTTCATACTTCACGACAGGAGGTTCAACAGGGGGCTGAGGGGGGCCTCAGGACTATTCATAGCGAACAGCTCCTTCACAAGGTCAATGTACGAGGCCTGGGGGATAAGGGTTGACGGCGTGATATACCCTCCCCTCGACACGGGCTTCTTCAGGCCAACAACCTCAAGGTCGTCGGGCGACTACGCGCTGACCTACGTGGGCAAGGAGACTGCCTTCTCGGTCTTAAAGAGGGTGGCCGACGCAGGGGTCAAGATAAGGGCCTTCGGCTCAAAGGTCTCCCACGTGCCTGACTACATAAGGAGGCACCCCAACATTGAGCTCCTTGGCCGCGTGAGCGACGAGGAGCTTGTGGAGCTCTACTCGAACGCCCTCTTCACCCTGTTCCCGTTCACGCACGAGCCCTTCGGCTACGTGCCGGTTGAGTCAATGGCCTGCGGCACCCCAGTGCTCACCTACGCAGCCCAGGGCCCCGGGGAGACAGTAATCCATGGGGCCACGGGCTGGCTGGCTAAGGACGAGGAGTCGCTTGTGAACATGGCTGTCAGGATATGGAGGGAGGGGTACCCGGGCAGCATGAGGGCAAGGAGCAGGGAGAGGGCTGAGCGGTTCGACACCAAGGTAATAGCTGATAAATGGCTTGATGTCCTGAGGAAGGTCAAGGGCTAA